The Podospora pseudopauciseta strain CBS 411.78 chromosome 2 map unlocalized CBS411.78m_2, whole genome shotgun sequence genome has a window encoding:
- a CDS encoding uncharacterized protein (MEROPS:MER0005436; COG:O; BUSCO:EOG09260V8Q; EggNog:ENOG503NWFU), with the protein MMNNRAHLPAGQQMQGGADMGGGPPPPRRGNRHQYGPAHGYQYQQHQHHVNPSMYGHGAQYMNPYPPNQPYYMPYQQYHTGAMPQPYLPPQYNHAPYTRSPPAVQQYVPLHQPYGRPAQHSPIVSSPYQPPPPAMPPVVAPLTPSTTHSFAVPPLTTIAPSTIPPFREFIPASHQPLHNHEVQPPIQPLHVHEAQPPIQPEFQPFVPQQQQQPFPQEYNQEAYLASEAKSPAEVQPEQQEAAIEAEAPVETQVEVAVETPAAFVMERPFNMATTPAISEVHPITSPSEKILSKLPWFSNPEAGFPARAPKSRRRRPVSSTPNLILEKPAEAQQPEQPEQTESKEEPVVNAETTVKAEVTEAATARSETPSTHEQQVEDTPPTTPSSAQTTQTSIAVAVSPSTTVKPATRSAIPALPTVPAVPVLPVIPRIAPKELQAVEKTAVQQTSVAPTKDEKSTEAGEGARQVNGMGEKSETESAPAQAAPAPTPAPAKPKAWAALFAKPSAAPSAVASTAAAPRVHTNGNAADVSTAASGAIGSFPSSKANSLAEALQAYRPTGIDKLPFIEPRGLVNTGNMCYMNSVLQVLIFCIPFYDFLDQVSKKATHSFKSETPLIDALIMFMREFKIIDSATSTGLLQRRLKPEELEQYGESFTPEFVYEAIRKLPRFASMRRGHQQDAQEFLGFLLEGLHDECAQVMRTAPVSAVSTAPNSTPSSPTTSKPNGSLEGADDWLEVGPRQRAAVTRSSGHSLASPINKIFGGKLRSELRVPGNKTSVTLEPYEPLQLDIGAPEIRNIIDALKGLTRPETLHGDFNSPHGKNVKATKQIFIESVPPVLILHLKRFQFDAEGQGGTVKIWKKIGYPLEFEFPQEVLSRSQRNSTVHEGVPRYKLTAVVYHHGKNASGGHYTVDVRRQDGREWIRIDDTVIRRVRSEDVAEGGAEEDQAKSGSGNQKDSTGSNRFGAMNDEDTGDDDGWKQAAGGKKWSSVVNTPATNGQKLPPKQHKDSIKDNKVAYLLFYQRV; encoded by the exons ATGATGAACAATCGCGCGCATCTGCCGGCTGGGCAGCAGATGCAAGGAGGCGCCGACATGGGAGGAggtccgcctcctcctcgccgtgGAAATCGTCACCAGTATGGGCCTGCTCATGGTTACCAGtaccagcaacaccagcatCATGTCAATCCCTCCATGTACGGCCATGGGGCTCAGTACATGAACCCCTACCCGCCGAACCAGCCGTACTACATGCCTTACCAGCAGTATCATACTGGCGCCATGCCGCAACCTTACCTTCCGCCCCAGTACAATCACGCCCCTTACACTCGTTCACCGCCTGCTGTGCAGCAGTATGTCCCTCTGCACCAGCCCTATGGCAGACCCGCCCAGCACTCGCCGATTGTGTCTTCGCCATACCAACCGCCCCCTCCTGCTATGCCCCCGGTCGTTGCCCCGCTTACCCCGTCAACAACCCATTCATTTGCCGTTCCGCCTCTTACGACGATTGCCCCCTCGACTATACCCCCTTTCCGCGAGTTTATTCCAGCTTCACATCAGCCGTTGCATAATCACGAGGTGCAGCCTCCGATTCAGCCACTGCACGTCCACGAAGCACAACCACCTATTCAGCCAGAGTTCCAACCCTTTGtgccccagcagcagcagcagccattCCCGCAGGAGTATAACCAGGAGGCTTATCTTGCCTCGGAAGCCAAATCCCCTGCTGAGGTTCAGCCTGAGCAACAAGAAGCGGCGATTGAAGCAGAGGCCCCGGTAGAGACTCAAGTAGAGGTCGCGGTAGAGACGCCAGCAGCTTTTGTGATGGAGCGTCCGTTCAACATGGCAACCACCCCGGCAATATCTGAAGtccaccccatcacctcgCCATCTGAGAAGATATTGTCAAAGCTGCCATGGTTCTCCAATCCCGAAGCTGGATTCCCCGCTCGTGCCCCAAAGTCGAGGAGAAGACGCCCGGTCTCTAGCACTCCTAATCTGATTCTAGAGAAACCGGCGGAGGCTCAGCAGCCAGAGCAGCCGGAGCAGACAGAATCTAAGGAGGAGCCAGTTGTTAATGCGGAAACCACCGTTAAGGCTGAAGTAACTGAGGCTGCCACCGCTCGTTCAGAGACACCGTCCACCCATGAACAGCAGGTAGAGGATACACCCCCAACCACGCCAAGTTCTGCCCAAACGACCCAGACATCCATCGCAGTGGCAGTCAGCCCCAGCACGACCGTGAAGCCTGCTACTCGCTCAGCTATCCCGGCACTTCCCACAGTTCCTGCAGTTCCCGTTCTCCCAGTAATTCCAAGGATTGCTCCAAAGGAGCTGCAAGCGGTGGAGAAGACAGCTGTTCAGCAAACTTCCGTTGCTCCCACCAAAGACGAAAAGTCGACCgaggccggcgagggtgCTCGCCAGGTGAATGGCATGGGCGAGAAGTCCGAGACTGAGTCTGCTCCTGCCCAAGCCGCACCAGCTCCAACTCCAGCTCCTGCAAAACCCAAGGCCTGGGCCGCTTTGTTCGCAAAGCCCAGTGCAGCTCCCTCTGCTGTGGCCTCTACTGCCGCAGCTCCTCGCGTCCACACCAATGGCAACGCTGCCGATGTCTCTACCGCTGCATCTGGAGCCATTGGAAGTTTCCCCAGTTCCAAGGCGAATTCTCTTGCCGAGGCTTTACAGGCCTACCGTCCTACTGGTATTGACAAGCTGCCCTTTATTGAGCCCAGAGGCTTGGTCAACACTGGAAATATGTGTTACATGAATTCT GTTCTTCAAGTTTTGATTTTCTGCATTCCGTTCTACGACTTTCTGGATCAAGTGTCCAAGAAGGCCACTCACAGTTTCAAGAGCGAAACGCCTTTGATCGATGCATT GATCATGTTCATGCGTGAATTTAAGATTATCGACTCTGCTACGTCAACTGGCCTCCTCCAGAGACGGCTGAAGCCGGAAGAGCTTGAGCAATATGGCGAGTCTTTCACCCCTGAGTTTGTTTACGAAGCCATTCGCAAACTTCCCCGCTTTGCCAGCATGAGGCGTGGTCACCAACAAGACGCCCAAGAGTTCCTTGGGTTCCTTCTTGAAGGTCTACACGACGAGTGTGCCCAGGTGATGCGTACTGCCCCTGTTTCAGCAGTTTCTACCGCACCGAACTCAACTccgtcctctcccaccacttcCAAGCCAAACGGATCGCTCGAGGGCGCTGATGATTGGCTTGAGGTTGGCCCCCGTCAACGCGCTGCTGTTACTCGGTCTTCTGGCCATTCACTCGCTTCACCCATCAACAAGATCTTCGGTGGGAAGTTGCGCTCTGAACTGCGTGTTCCTGGCAACAAGACCTCGGTCACGCTGGAGCCTTACGAGCCGCTGCAACTTGACATTGGTGCGCCCGAGATTCGCAACATCATTGACGCCCTGAAGGGTCTAACTCGACCGGAAACACTCCACGGCGATTTCAACTCGCCCCACGGCAAGAACGTCAAGGCCACTAAGCAGATCTTCATTGAATCGGTTCCTCCTGTTCTTATCTTGCACCTCAAGCGTTTCCAATTCGACGCCGAGGGTCAAGGTGGTACTGTCAAGATCTGGAAGAAGATTGGCTATCCTCTCGAGTTCGAATTCCCACAAGAGGTTCTGTCTCGCTCTCAACGCAACAGCACGGTTCACGAGGGTGTTCCTCGATACAAGCTGACGGCTGTTGTGTACCATCATGGTAAGAATGCCAGTGGCGGTCATTACACAGTAGATGTTCGCCGACAGGATGGCCGAGAATGGATTCGTATTGATGACACCGTTATCCGCCGTGTGCGCAGCGAAGATGTGGCTGAGGGTGGTGCCGAGGAAGACCAGGCCAAGTCTGGCTCTGGTAACCAAAAAGATAGCACTGGTAGCAACAGATTCGGTGCCATGAATGATGAGGATAccggcgacgacgatggcTGGAAGCAAGCGGCCGGTGGCAAGAAGTGGAGCAGCGTTGTCAACACACCGGCTACCAACGGACAGAAGCTGCCCCCTAAGCAGCACAAGGACAGCATCAAGGACAACAAGGTTGCTTACTTGTTGTTCTACCAGCGCGTTTGA
- a CDS encoding uncharacterized protein (COG:S; EggNog:ENOG503P4EQ): MTESWERKGRPALIAALESVCDTIGRDIEAEVRQREDRRNATFEKELQQLKDAASRAEVLEQENRSLRQELEQLRQKHTKPLILPAKYDVNTPVRRVLGEFSPNRTIRAPSTVSSSGDIENPDWEKNYGKLWKKKKQVEERLKKVQESYDTAREVSKAAREERDTWITYADALERKINKLETRLKQQDANTRHHAEGTGAEQAIIYESRESPSDLGLNTDSLSHLSPGLRLNEADYTMRHSTPAFDEPHRRERIVSIEQGPSAEDGASDDPDQPTEAPELPPLPPCKREASPIRVKEEPSSDGPIVVSERSLRKRKHVSDNNNNNNNNNNNMPPPPRKIKTEVSSDPVVMGEAAVFAPHESIDLDEGSRGMPTPRKQREIWRQTLREDDDGTPQPDQTSRLLYPRTTAGNPSTAPRPTLFIAESVELAQQSMSEVSDISRKQRTAQNTHRNLDYEVAEVAEDGSDEEFEPWRPTKPPKKAAGRLQSLLDKASPESEVTPLRPLHPIRGGIESPSTVSRPRKANDRTSRPKPRRLRDKPLGQLRLEDFKVNPKFNNGHKHAFNEVVRGKADRAELTGCNDYNCCGRHYRAVAESEFNATGPGVLSRMADVQMMEEYLGPHAHKLIEMTREERRETWMKAKSQQIANQFGRHRERFQRQPSPPGYWNPDMPTTQEMEENREEAARRGRKQIEDRWRDAMKVGGGKWMFKDE, from the exons ATGACGGAATCTTGGGAACGGAAGGGGCGGCCAGCTTTGATTGCTGCGCTAGAGTCTGTGTGCGACACAATTGGCCGTGACATTGAGGCCG AGGTTCGACAAAGAGAAGATAGACGGAATGCAACTTTTGAAAAAGAACTACAGCAGCTCAAAGATGCTGCCTCTAGGGCCGAAGTCCTTGAACAAGAGAATCGATCTCTCCGCCAAGAGCTGGAGCAGCTGCGACAGAAGCACACCAAGCCACTGATATTACCAGCCAAGTACGATGTCAACACCCCGGTCCGACGAGTCCTCGGGGAATTTTCCCCTAACAGAACGATCCGCGCGCCGAGTACGGTTTCATCATCGGGCGACATCGAGAACCCGGACTGGGAAAAGAATTATGGCAAActttggaagaagaagaagcaggtgGAAGAACGACTCAAGAAGGTGCAGGAGAGTTACGACACTGCAAGGGAGGTGTCAAAAGCTGCACGAGAGGAGAGAGACACGTGGATCACGTATGCCGATGccttggagaggaagatTAATAAGCTGGAAACAAGACTGAAGCAGCAAGATGCGAATACTCGACACCATGCAGAGGGGACTGGTGCGGAGCAGGCGATTATATATGAGTCCCGTGAATCACCAAGCGATTTAGGGCTCAATACGGACTCGTTGTCGCATCTTTCCCCTGGGCTCAGACTGAACGAAGCAGATTATACCATGAGACACTCTACTCCGGCTTTTGACGAGCCCCACAGACGAGAGAGAATAGTCAGTATCGAGCAAGGTCCATCTGCTGAGGATGGTGCATCTGATGATCCAGACCAACCCACGGAGGCGCCTGAGCTCCCACCGTTACCACCTTGCAAACGGGAGGCCAGTCCTATCAGGGTCAAAGAAGAACCTTCGTCTGATGGCCCGATTGTTGTTTCTGAGCGCAGTTTGCGTAAGCGGAAACACGTGTCcgataacaacaacaacaacaacaacaacaacaacaacatgcctcctccacctcgtaAGATCAAAACCGAAGTCAGTTCCGACCCGGTAGTGATGGGTGAAGCAGCTGTCTTTGCCCCCCATGAAAGCATTGACCTGGACGAGGGTTCTAGGGGCATGCCGACACCCAGAAAGCAACGTGAAATCTGGCGCCAAACTCTTCgtgaggacgatgatggcacTCCGCAACCCGATCAAACCTCCAGACTGCTGTATCCGAGAACGACAGCTGGGAACCCATCAACCGCACCGAGACCGACCCTGTTTATTGCAGAGAGTGTTGAACTTGCCCAACAAAGCATGTCGGAGGTTTCGGACATCTCACGCAAGCAGAGGACAGCTCAAAACACTCATCGAAATCTGGATTATGAAGTTGCCGAAGTCGCCGAGGATGGGTCTGACGAAGAATTTGAGCCATGGCGGCCAACCAAGCCgcccaagaaggctgctggaAGACTCCAATCACTTCTCGACAAGGCCTCACCAGAATCTGAGGTCACTCCTCTCAGACCTCTCCATCCAATTCGCGGGGGCATAGAATCACCATCAACTGTTTCACGGCCGAGGAAGGCCAACGACAGAACGTCCAGACCCAAACCACGTCGGCTTCGAGATAAGCCATTGGGACAGCTGAGACTTGAGGATTTCAAAGTAAACCCCAAGTTCAACAACGGTCACAAACATGCCTTCAACGAAGTCGTGCGTGGCAAGGCTGACCGGGCCGAGTTGACAGGGTGCAATGACTACAACTGCTGCGGTCGACATTACCGGGCCGTTGCAGAGTCTGAATTCAACGCGACAGGCCCCGGGGTGTTGTCCCGCATGGCAGATGTCCAAATGATGGAGGAGTACCTGGGACCCCATGCCCATAAACTAATCGAGATGACACGTGAGGAACGGCGGGAAACTTGGATGAAAGCAAAGAGCCAGCAAATAGCAAACCAGTTTGGACGGCATCGCGAGAGATTTCAGAGGCAACCGTCCCCGCCTGGGTATTGGAACCCTGATATGCCTACGACGCAGGAAATGGAAGAAAACAGAGAAGAGGcagcgaggagggggaggaagcaAATCGAGGATCGGTGGCGAGATGCCATGaaagttggtggtgggaaatgGATGTTTAAAGATGAGTGA
- a CDS encoding uncharacterized protein (COG:O; EggNog:ENOG503P4DB), which translates to MDSYGSQGRACFTCGQTTHQARDCPNKGAAKCYNCGIEGHMSRDCPEGPKDTKTCYRCGQAGHISRDCPTGGDQGPRQGGGGGSSAECYKCGEVGHIARNCQKGGNSYGGGYNSGYGGNFNQKTCYSCGGMGHLSRDCVNGNKCYNCGVSGHLSRECPKESTGGEKICYKCQQSGHVQSQCPNSA; encoded by the exons ATGGATTCCTACGGTTCCCAAGGACGTGCCTGCTTCACCT GCGGGCAGACCACTCATCAG GCCCGCGACTGCCCCAACAAGGGTGCCGCCAAGTGCTATAACTGTGGCA TTGAGGGCCACATGAGCCGTGACTGTCCCGAGGGTCCCAAGGACACCAAGACCTGCTACCGCTGCGGCCAGGCCGGTCATATCTCTCGCGACTGCCCCACCGGTGGTGACCAGGGTCCACGccagggtggtggtggtggcagctcTGCTGAGTGCTACAAG TGCGGCGAGGTCGGCCATATTGCCCGCAACTGCCAGAAGGGCGGCAACTCCTATGGTGGTGGCTACAACTCCGGCTATGGTGGCAACTTCAACCAGAAGACCTGCTACTCTTGCGGCGGCATGGGTCATCTGTCCC GTGACTGCGTCAACGGCAACAAGTGCTATAACTGTGGCGTTTCCGGCCATCTCTCCCGCGAGTGCCCCAAGGAGTCTACTGGTGGCGAGAAGATCTGCTACAAGTGCCAGCAGTCTGGCCACGTCCAGTCCCAGTGCCCCAACAGCGCTTAA
- a CDS encoding uncharacterized protein (EggNog:ENOG503NVFK; COG:C): MSSSVLEVPSKTFTRAEVAKHNTEDSVWFVIDTVVYDVSEFLDAHPGGEAVLRQVAGTDATAAFYNLHRHEVLQKYSDLAIGTIEGEKQSIITPQAGDLSTVPYAEPLWLTPQFKSPYFKDSHRKLQKAMRIFTDKYITPEALEKERSGEIVSQELIDRMSKAGVLHMRMGPGKHLHGVNLLDGAVDGKEFDYFHDMICSQEAVRAACRGFQDGNMAGMVIGLTCVLNYGHKNPALKAKVEEECFSGKKKICLAITEAFAGSDVAGLRTTAKKTPDGKHYIVNGTKKWITNGVFSDYFVTGVNTGKGLSVLLIPRGEGVETKPIKTSYSPAAGTAYITFDNVKVPVENLLGEENKGIYVILSNFNHERWTMACATIRYMRLVTEECLKWAHQRIVFKKRLIDQPVIRQKLAKMIALCESHQSWLETITYQMCNMSYSQQAKHMGGPIALLKMSCTRAAHEIADEAVQIWGGRGLTQTGMGRVIENFNRTYKFDSILGGAEEVLGDLGVRQAMKFMPKAVL; encoded by the exons ATGTCCTCGTCCGTCCTCGAGGTCCCCTCCAAGACCTTCACCCGCGCCGAGGTCGCCAAGCACAACACCGAAGATAGCGTCTGGTTCGTCATTGACACCGTCGTCTACGATGTTTCCGAGTTCCTAGATGCCCACCCCGGTGGTGAGGCTGTCCTCCGTCAGGTTGCCGGCACCGATGCCACTGCCGCTTTCTACAACCTTCACAGACACGAGGTTCTCCAGAAGTACTCCGACCTTGCCATCGGCACCATCGAGGGCGAGAAGCagtccatcatcaccccccaagCTGGCGATCTTTCCACCGTCCCATATGCCGAGCCCCTCTGGCTCACCCCCCAGTTCAAGTCCCCCTACTTCAAGGACAGCCACCGCAAGCTCCAGAAGGCCATGCGCATCTTCACCGACAAGTACATCACCCCCGAGGCTCTCGAGAAGGAGCGCTCCGGCGAGATCGTCTCCCAGGAGCTTATCGACCGCATGTCCAAGGCTGGTGTCCTCCACATGAGAATGGGTCCCGGCAAGCACCTCCACGGTGTCAACCTCCTCGATGGTGCCGTCGACGGCAAGGAGTTTGACTACTTCCACGATATGATCTGCTCCCAGGAGGCTGTCCGCGCTGCCTGCCGCGGCTTCCAGGACGGCAACATGGCCGGTATGGTTATTGGTCTCACCTGTGTTCTCAACTACGGCCACAAGAACCCCGCCCTCAAGGccaaggtcgaggaggagtgCTTCtctggcaagaagaagatctGCCTCGCCATCACCGAAGCCTTTGCCGGCTCCGACGTTGCCGGCCTCCGCACCACCGCCAAGAAGACCCCCGACGGCAAGCACTACATTGTCAACGGCACCAAGAAGTGGATCACCAACGGTGTCTTCTCTGACTACTTCGTCACCGGTGTCAACACCGGCAAGGGCTTGTCGGtgctcctcatcccccgcgGGGAGGGCGTTGAGACCAAGCCCATCAAGACCTCGTACTCCCCCGCTGCCGGCACCGCCTACATCACCTTTGACAACGTCAAGGTCCCTGTCGAGAACCTGTTAGGTGAGGAGAACAAGGGCATCTATgtcatcctctccaacttCAACCACGAGCGGTGGACCATGGCCTGCGCCACCATCCGCTACATGCGTCTCGTGACGGAGGAGTGCCTCAAGTGGGCTCACCAGAGAATCGTCTTCAAGAAGAGGCTCATCGACCAGCCCGTCATTCGCCAGAAGCTCGCTAAGATGATTGCCCTTTGCGAGTCTCACCAGTCCTGGCTGGAGACCATCAC TTACCAAATGTGCAACATGTCCTACTCCCAACAAGCCAAGCACATGGGCGGCCCCATTGCCCTCCTCAAGATGTCTTGCACCCGCGCCGCCCACGAGATCGCCGACGAGGCCGTCCAGATCTGGGGTGGTCGCGGTTTGACCCAGACCGGCATGGGCCGCGTGATTGAGAACTTCAACAGGACGTACAAGTTTGACTCCATCCTGGGcggtgccgaggaggttCTTGGTGATTTGGGTGTCAGGCAGGCTATGAAGTTTATGCCCAAGGCTGTCTTGTAA